A window of Polyangia bacterium genomic DNA:
CGTGCAGTGGGGCATGCCTCTGATCGATCCGTTGTATCCCGTCGACAGGATGGTGCGATCGCGGACGATAACGGCGCCGACGAACTTGCGCGGACAGGTCGAGCGCGACGACACCACCTGCGCGATGTTCATGAAGTATTGATCCCACGGCACGCGCTGGTCCATGGCGTCTCTCTTATCAGATAAGCGGGACAAGCAGGGCTCGTTTGGTAGTATCCGCGCCAGCTGTGGACTGGAAAGCAACCCTCAATCTGCCCAAGACCAACTTCGCGATGCGCGCCGATCTGGCCAAGCGCGAGCCACAGTGGCTCAAGCGCTGGGAGGACGAGCAGCAGTACCAGCGCATCCTGGACGAACGTCTTCGTGAAGAAGCGACGCCGTTCATCCTGCACGATGGCCCGCCCTACCCGACCGGCGCCATTCACTACGGCACGGCGCTGAACAAGGTCCTCAAGGACATCATCGTGCGCTCGCAGCTCATCATGGGGCGACGGGCAGAGTTTCGTCCCGGCTGGGATTGCCACGGCCTGCCCATTGAACAGCAGGTGGAAAAAGAGCTGGGCGCCAAGAAGAAAGAGCTCTCGGCGGCGCAGTTCCGCACGCTGTGCGAGGCGCACGCGCGCAAGTTCGTCGACGTCATGCGCGCCGAGTTCAAGCGACTCGGCTGTCTCGGGCACTGGAGCGATCCCTACCTGACGCTGTCCAAGGATTACGAGGCGACCATCGTGCGCCAGCTGGCCGAGTTCGCGCGGCGCAAGCTCATCTACCGCGACAAGAAGCCGGTGCACTGGTGTCTCATCCACCGCACGGCGCTGGCCGAAGCGGAGGTGGAATACGAAGACCACGCCTCGCCGTCGATCTACGTCCGCCTTCCGGTGCACGGCGATCTGGGCAAGGCGGACCCGCGCCTCAAAGATCAAAGGGCGGCCTTTGTCATCTGGACCACCACGCCCTGGACGCTGCCGGCGAACCTGGCCGTCGTCGGCAACCCCGAGCTTGATTACGTGGCCATCCCCGTCGAGCGCGACGGCGGCCGCGAGTTCTTGGTGGTGGCCGCCGGTTTGGCCGAAAATTTTCTCGCCGCCTGCGGAATCACCGCCCCCAGCGAGACCTGGGTGCGGCTGTCGCGTGAGGGATTCCGCGCGTTGCAAGGCACGCGCTACACGCCGCCGTTTCCACCAGCGACGACCGCCGAGCTTGATTACCGCCTTTATTTCGCGCGCCACGCCACCCTGGAGGCCGGCACCGGCCTGGTCCACACCGCGCCCGGGCACGGCGCCGAGGACTACGTCGTGGGGCGCGAGGTCGGCCTGCGCATCTACGCGCCGGTCGACGAAAGTGGTCGCTTCACGCCCGACGCCGGCGAATGGGCCGGTATGCAAGTGTTCGACGCCAACCCGAAGATCGTCGCCACGCTGGCCGCGCGGGGCGTGCTGCTGAACAAAGCCGGCGAGACCGTGCGCCATTCCTACCCGCATTGCTGGCGCTGCAAGAACCCGATCATCTTTCGCGCCACCGAACAATGGTTCGCCAAGCTGGGCGAAGCCGACGACGCTTCGTCGCTGCGCAGCGCCGCCCTGCGCGAGATCGCCAAGACGCAGTGGATCCCTTCGTGGGGCGAAAACCGCATCCGCGGCATGATCGAGGCCCGCCCCGACTGGTGCCTGTCGCGCCAGCGCGTCTGGGGCGTGCCCATCCCGGCCTTTCGCTGCGCCAACGAGGCGTGCCGGAATGATCTGCTGGACGGGACCGTTATGGACCGCGTGGCCGAGATTTTCGCCGCCGAAGGATCCAACGCCTGGTTCGCCCGCCCGGCCGCCGAGCTGCTGCCGCCCCACACCACCTGCTTCCGCTGCGGCGGCGCCACCTTCGACAAGCAGCACGACATCGTCGACGTGTGGTTCGAGTCGGGCGTGTCCTGGGCCGCCGTCTGCGAGAACAAGCTGGTGGCGCGCGGCGAGAAGGTCGACCTTTATCTGGAAGGCTCCGATCAGCACCGCGGGTGGTTTCACTCGTCGCTGCTCACCGGCGCCGCCACCCGCGATCAGGCGCCTTACAAGGCTGTGCTGACCCACGGCTGGGTCCTCGACGAGCGCGGCAAGGTCTATTCAAAGTCGGAGATCGCCAAGGCACGGCAGAGCGGCGCCAAGATCGACTACGTCGATCCCGGTGTGTGGATGGAAAAGAACGGCGCCGAGCTGCTGCGTCTGTGGACGGCGGCCTCCGATTATCAAGGCGATATCGTCTTTTCGCAGACCATCCTCAACCAGCTGGGCGAGTCGTACCGCAAGATTCGCAACACCTGCCGTTATCTGCTGTCGAACCTGTTCGACTTTGTTCCCGCCCGCGACCAGCTGGAAGACCAGCACCTGCGCGAGCTGGATCTGCTGGCGCTGGGCGTGCTGCGCGAACGCGACCACCAGATCTTCGAGGCCTTCCGCCGCTTC
This region includes:
- the ileS gene encoding isoleucine--tRNA ligase — its product is MDWKATLNLPKTNFAMRADLAKREPQWLKRWEDEQQYQRILDERLREEATPFILHDGPPYPTGAIHYGTALNKVLKDIIVRSQLIMGRRAEFRPGWDCHGLPIEQQVEKELGAKKKELSAAQFRTLCEAHARKFVDVMRAEFKRLGCLGHWSDPYLTLSKDYEATIVRQLAEFARRKLIYRDKKPVHWCLIHRTALAEAEVEYEDHASPSIYVRLPVHGDLGKADPRLKDQRAAFVIWTTTPWTLPANLAVVGNPELDYVAIPVERDGGREFLVVAAGLAENFLAACGITAPSETWVRLSREGFRALQGTRYTPPFPPATTAELDYRLYFARHATLEAGTGLVHTAPGHGAEDYVVGREVGLRIYAPVDESGRFTPDAGEWAGMQVFDANPKIVATLAARGVLLNKAGETVRHSYPHCWRCKNPIIFRATEQWFAKLGEADDASSLRSAALREIAKTQWIPSWGENRIRGMIEARPDWCLSRQRVWGVPIPAFRCANEACRNDLLDGTVMDRVAEIFAAEGSNAWFARPAAELLPPHTTCFRCGGATFDKQHDIVDVWFESGVSWAAVCENKLVARGEKVDLYLEGSDQHRGWFHSSLLTGAATRDQAPYKAVLTHGWVLDERGKVYSKSEIAKARQSGAKIDYVDPGVWMEKNGAELLRLWTAASDYQGDIVFSQTILNQLGESYRKIRNTCRYLLSNLFDFVPARDQLEDQHLRELDLLALGVLRERDHQIFEAFRRFSFHEVVRLLTDYTITVSAEYLDPIKDALYCEAPPSPIRRSVQTALYEMVRTLARWMAPVLCFTAQDVADELGQITGQRFDVHGEVRGEVQVTGREMKSPNRRWMEEIRPRREAILKKLEPFRAAGHKPLEARAKVRPTAAERPHWLWNQAHLTELAVVSAIEIDAADAASETEITVDEAPGPECPRCWRRTGQASGAAMEPNLCDRCAAVVATLAVAPAQPGAAS